The following are encoded together in the Juglans microcarpa x Juglans regia isolate MS1-56 chromosome 2D, Jm3101_v1.0, whole genome shotgun sequence genome:
- the LOC121250399 gene encoding putative F-box/FBD/LRR-repeat protein At4g03220 — protein METRYSKRRKLLLHTTENGIDRISDLPDAVLHHILFLLPIKSIAQTSVLSKRWRSLWSSFPDLDFTTINPNAISLTNSNHPNSTEKNLHNTAATGVDFITQVLALHDKFSHIRTLRFRAHLSFSHLNGLIRSATRHNVQELDVEVATDDYFNFPRSVIASESLRVFNLKSRYPGFRLPPSSVMKDGFRSLHTLSLSLIILYNQSSLLDLFSASSFPVLRKLNLDACFGLKHLSVGCRALEDLSLENCFQLLGLYISSPKLERLRVANCFDAYSDKSLVKITAPRLRFLVWENNAITNNSSFDNLSLLHEASIGFFVLNEDTSHVTKIQSVSNLLSGLSHAYYLKFGSQCIEILSSNNYFAVYLQPYSNLNSLELHTGFNKNNVLGLACLFRNSPTLQTLVLKIINDQKIERRQWNREMWDLSGSEEEQFWESQTQNLKSFLHHLKEVKIHGFLECENEVSLAKFLLKHGKALQEMTLCTGHCIARDSLRRQKIRSQMMGFSRASSNAKIAFQ, from the exons ATGGAAACAAGATATTCTAAGCGCAGGAAACTTCTTCTCCATACTACTGAAAATGGTATCGACCGAATCAGCGATCTTCCTGATGCTGTTCTCCATCACATTCTCTTCCTTCTACCCATCAAATCCATCGCACAAACCAGTGTCTTATCCAAGAGATGGAGGTCTCTCTGGTCCTCCTTCCCTGACCTTGATTTCACCACCATTAACCCAAATGCCATTTCTTTAACTAATTCGAATCATCCCAACAGTACTGAAAAGAACTTGCATAATACGGCTGCTACAGGAGTGGACTTCATAACCCAGGTTTTAGCACTTCATGACAAATTCTCCCACATAAGGACGCTTCGTTTCAGAGCCCATTTGAGTTTTTCTCATCTAAATGGTCTGATTCGGTCCGCCACCAGACATAATGTTCAAGAACTTGATGTCGAGGTTGCCACTGACGATTACTTCAACTTCCCACGATCTGTAATAGCGAGTGAATCTTTAAGGGTTTTTAATCTGAAATCTCGTTATCCGGGTTTTCGTTTGCCTCCTTCATCGGTAATGAAGGATGGTTTCAGATCGCTCCACACGTTATCTCTTTCACTCATCATTTTATACAACCAGTCCTCACTCCTGGACTTGTTCTCGGCTTCTTCGTTCCCAGTCCTTAGAAAACTGAATCTCGATGCGTGCTTTGGGTTGAAACATCTCAGCGTTGGCTGCCGGGCACTGGAAGATTTGAGTCTGGAGAATTGTTTTCAGCTATTAGGCTTGTATATTTCAAGTCCGAAATTGGAGCGATTGCGGGTAGCGAATTGTTTTGATGCTTACAGTGACAAAAGTCTGGTAAAGATTACTGCACCGAGACTCAGATTCCTGGTCTGGGAAAATAATGCCATTACTAATAATAGTTCTTTTGACAATTTAAGTCTTCTGCATGAGGCCTCCATTGGTTTCTTTGTACTAAACGAAGATACAAGTCATGTGACAAAGATTCAGAGTGTATCCAACCTTCTCTCTGGACTCTCTCATGCCTACTACCTAAAGTTTGGAAGCCAGTGTATCGAG ATTCTATCAAGCAATAATTATTTTGCTGTTTATCTACAACCATATAGTAACCTCAATTCTTTGGAGTTGCATACTGGtttcaacaaaaataatgtcTTAGGATTAGCATGCCTATTCAGGAACTCTCCAACACTGCAGACTCTCGTTCTGAAGATCATTAATGATCAGAAGATCGAAAGGAGA CAATGGAATAGGGAAATGTGGGACTTGTCCGGCTCTGAGGAAGAACAATTTTGGGAATCTCAAACCCAGAATCTGAAGTCTTTCCTACACCACCTGAAGGAAGTAAAGATCCATGGGTTTTTAGAATGTGAGAATGAGGTTAGTCTAGCGAAGTTTTTGCTCAAGCATGGAAAGGCCTTGCAAGAGATGACACTATGCACAGGCCATTGCATTGCTAGAGATTCCCTGAGGCGACAGAAGATCAGGTCACAGATGATGGGATTCTCGCGAGCTTCTTCTAATGCTAAAATTGCTTTTCAGTAA